Proteins encoded in a region of the Mariprofundus ferrinatatus genome:
- a CDS encoding MYG1 family protein, translating into MTDKTIVTHNGNFHADDVFSVALFRSLLPSFTLIRTRDPELIAKADIAIDVGLEYDPERDRFDHHQRGGAGERENGIPYSSFGLIWQKYGLELCHGNQEVADGVDAGLVSTIDAIDCGHVEGVQQGISLSHAIGMFNPTWQEEPRFDDAFNEAVDFAARVLTRFIAAANGGISAKAIVAKAIEQAADPRVIILEQYTPWKRTVRNLSEEALYVLYPSQTGEWRIQTVPVEHGSFENRKPLPAAWAGLSGAELQKMTGIDDAMFCHNGLFIAGAVSFESTMKMANMALEAA; encoded by the coding sequence ATGACTGATAAAACAATCGTAACGCACAACGGCAATTTTCATGCTGATGATGTATTCAGTGTCGCACTGTTCAGGAGCCTTCTTCCATCCTTTACGCTGATCCGCACACGCGACCCGGAGCTGATCGCCAAGGCCGATATCGCGATCGATGTGGGTCTTGAATATGATCCGGAGCGAGACCGTTTCGATCATCATCAGCGAGGTGGAGCAGGGGAGCGTGAAAATGGCATTCCCTACTCCTCATTCGGCCTGATCTGGCAGAAGTATGGGCTGGAGCTTTGCCACGGTAATCAGGAGGTAGCGGATGGTGTGGATGCAGGACTGGTCTCCACGATTGATGCCATCGACTGCGGACATGTGGAAGGGGTCCAGCAGGGCATCAGTCTCAGCCATGCCATCGGCATGTTTAACCCCACCTGGCAGGAAGAGCCCCGCTTTGATGATGCATTTAACGAAGCGGTCGATTTTGCCGCACGCGTGTTAACGCGCTTTATTGCGGCCGCGAACGGCGGCATCAGTGCCAAAGCCATTGTGGCGAAAGCGATCGAGCAAGCAGCCGATCCTCGCGTGATCATTTTGGAACAATACACCCCGTGGAAACGCACTGTTCGGAATCTTTCTGAAGAGGCGCTCTATGTGCTTTACCCGTCCCAGACCGGCGAGTGGCGCATCCAGACCGTACCGGTTGAGCACGGCTCATTTGAAAACAGGAAGCCGCTGCCTGCGGCATGGGCAGGGCTATCCGGCGCCGAGCTGCAGAAGATGACCGGTATCGATGATGCCATGTTCTGCCATAATGGCCTCTTTATTGCAGGTGCGGTATCATTTGAAAGCACCATGAAGATGGCCAATATGGCCCTTGAAGCAGCGTAA
- a CDS encoding flavin-containing monooxygenase, with protein sequence MGTSASMPSTEPQYFEIVIIGSGFSGLLAAVRLQKKGFDDFVLLERSPELGGTWQVNSYPGAEVDIPTSLYCISFIPFPFSKTFAPQRELLAYTNHIIDRFGLKKYARTNQTVTSLTYDESRCLWHVHTESGEHYSCRFVIDSSGVLANPHIPDINGAETFKGAIFHAGHWDHSVAYEGKRVGVIGSGCSGAQIVPAMADKVSRLTLFMGKAQWILPRSDREYSPLERHIRTLPGIRHLIRLFVFIFYDIRFIAFRRYPLISRLAPFMKSHYRRRLKKQLEKYIQDETLRAHMMPDYELGCRRVIPTNSYLPALAKANVDVDISGIDRITPAGIRTRDGKEIDLDIIVYATGYYAYSDMKRALTFQVFGKGGRNLNSEWESSAISSYKGITMAGYPNYFKVNGPNTGSGHSSQISYMQVATDYIVQAISAVKADASIRAIEPKQELQDAYVAEMRAKMQKTVWQEGSTTAFYRKNMCEEVTSLSPEPVTGFILSRRWFHLRDYNLLK encoded by the coding sequence ATGGGAACATCAGCGTCAATGCCATCAACAGAACCACAATATTTTGAGATCGTCATTATCGGCAGCGGCTTTTCGGGGCTGCTTGCGGCTGTCCGTCTGCAGAAAAAGGGGTTTGACGATTTTGTCCTGCTGGAGCGCAGCCCCGAGTTAGGGGGTACCTGGCAGGTTAACTCCTATCCCGGGGCCGAGGTGGATATTCCCACCAGCCTGTATTGCATCTCCTTTATCCCCTTTCCGTTCAGTAAAACCTTCGCCCCGCAGCGCGAACTGCTCGCATATACCAACCACATCATCGACAGGTTCGGCCTGAAAAAATACGCCAGAACAAACCAGACAGTCACCAGCCTCACCTATGACGAAAGCAGATGCCTGTGGCATGTGCATACCGAGTCGGGCGAGCACTACAGCTGCCGCTTTGTGATCGACAGCAGCGGCGTGCTGGCCAACCCGCATATTCCCGATATCAACGGTGCGGAGACCTTCAAGGGCGCGATATTCCACGCCGGTCACTGGGATCATTCGGTGGCTTATGAAGGCAAACGTGTCGGGGTGATCGGTTCGGGATGTTCCGGGGCGCAGATCGTGCCCGCCATGGCCGACAAGGTTTCCCGCTTAACCCTCTTTATGGGCAAGGCGCAGTGGATCCTTCCGCGCTCGGACAGGGAGTACAGCCCCCTTGAGCGCCATATCCGCACGCTGCCGGGCATCCGCCATCTCATCCGTCTCTTCGTCTTTATCTTCTATGATATCCGGTTTATCGCCTTTCGCCGCTATCCGCTGATCTCAAGGCTCGCACCCTTCATGAAAAGCCATTATCGCAGAAGGCTGAAAAAGCAGCTCGAAAAATATATTCAGGATGAGACGTTGCGTGCGCATATGATGCCCGATTACGAGCTGGGCTGCCGTCGTGTTATCCCGACCAACAGCTATCTGCCGGCGCTTGCCAAAGCAAATGTCGATGTCGATATCAGCGGCATTGATCGCATCACGCCTGCAGGCATCAGAACCAGAGATGGCAAAGAGATCGACCTGGATATCATCGTCTATGCCACGGGCTATTACGCCTATTCGGATATGAAACGGGCGCTGACCTTTCAGGTGTTTGGCAAGGGTGGCCGTAACCTCAACAGTGAGTGGGAGAGCAGCGCCATCTCCTCTTACAAGGGCATCACCATGGCGGGTTATCCCAACTACTTTAAAGTGAACGGCCCGAACACCGGCTCCGGCCACAGCTCGCAGATCTCCTATATGCAGGTGGCGACCGATTATATCGTGCAGGCGATCAGTGCCGTGAAGGCGGATGCGAGCATCAGGGCGATCGAGCCCAAACAGGAGCTTCAGGATGCCTACGTTGCTGAGATGAGAGCGAAGATGCAGAAGACGGTCTGGCAGGAGGGCAGTACCACCGCCTTCTACAGAAAGAACATGTGTGAGGAGGTGACCAGCCTGTCGCCTGAACCGGTGACCGGTTTTATCTTGTCACGCAGATGGTTCCACCTGCGTGATTATAATCTGCTGAAGTAA
- the serC gene encoding 3-phosphoserine/phosphohydroxythreonine transaminase yields the protein MARKFNFSAGPAMLPTAVIERAQAEMLDWNGSGMSTMEMSHRGKEYMSIAAKAEADLRDVMGIPDNYKVLFLQGGASSQFAMIPLNLMGDKTSADYINTGMWSKKAIAEAKRYITVNIAADTSDNGFTSVPTQAELKLDPNAAYVHYTPNETIGGVEFDYIPETNGVPLIADMSSTILSRPIDVSRFGMIYAGAQKNIGPAGLTIVIIRDDLLGKATDICPTMFNYATHADNDSMYNTPATYSWYMAGLVFEWLKGLGGLEGMAAINKRKAEKLYAVIDGSDFYANPVAINARSWMNVPFTLADAELDAAFLKGAAERGLVTLKGHRSVGGMRASIYNAMPEAGVDALVAYMQEFEAANA from the coding sequence ATGGCAAGAAAGTTTAATTTCAGTGCAGGCCCGGCAATGCTGCCGACTGCTGTAATCGAGCGCGCGCAAGCCGAAATGCTGGATTGGAACGGCTCAGGCATGTCCACGATGGAGATGAGCCATCGCGGTAAGGAGTATATGTCCATCGCGGCAAAAGCTGAGGCTGACCTGCGCGATGTGATGGGTATTCCCGACAACTACAAGGTGCTCTTCCTGCAGGGCGGCGCCTCTTCCCAGTTCGCCATGATTCCACTGAACCTGATGGGCGATAAAACCAGTGCCGATTACATCAACACCGGTATGTGGTCGAAGAAGGCGATTGCCGAGGCCAAGCGTTACATTACCGTCAATATCGCTGCCGACACCTCCGATAACGGCTTTACCTCCGTACCGACACAGGCGGAGCTGAAACTGGACCCGAACGCCGCCTACGTGCACTACACGCCCAACGAGACCATCGGCGGTGTCGAGTTCGATTACATCCCTGAAACCAACGGCGTGCCGCTGATTGCCGACATGTCCTCCACCATCCTGTCGCGCCCGATCGACGTCTCCAGGTTCGGCATGATCTATGCCGGTGCGCAGAAGAACATCGGTCCTGCGGGCCTGACCATCGTCATCATCCGTGATGATCTGCTCGGTAAGGCGACCGATATCTGCCCGACCATGTTCAACTACGCCACCCATGCCGACAACGACTCGATGTACAATACGCCTGCCACCTACAGCTGGTATATGGCCGGGCTTGTATTCGAGTGGCTAAAAGGGCTGGGCGGTCTGGAAGGGATGGCTGCGATCAACAAGCGCAAGGCGGAGAAGCTCTATGCGGTTATCGACGGCAGCGACTTCTACGCCAACCCTGTGGCGATAAACGCCCGCTCTTGGATGAACGTACCGTTCACGCTGGCCGATGCCGAACTGGATGCGGCATTCCTGAAAGGGGCTGCAGAGAGGGGACTCGTGACCCTGAAAGGGCACCGCTCCGTCGGCGGTATGCGTGCCTCCATCTACAACGCCATGCCGGAAGCCGGTGTCGATGCACTGGTTGCCTATATGCAGGAGTTTGAAGCGGCCAACGCTTAA
- a CDS encoding immunoglobulin-like domain-containing protein, translating to MIGLSFTLAITFMMLAAPASVAAAKPDSTPPVIKLIGADSVTIQVGESYRDAGAKASDDVDGDISASIRSVSTLDTSKPGTYAVAYNVNDAAGNAAASVFRFVKVVEAAAEPAAEPAVKAAPEPVAPAATAVTAPAVETVIEDTAEPATEPAVETVVEEVAEPAPETKPAPAAKADTRPPVIKLRGEASISINEGEEFIDPGATAWDMVDGNLTSRIRVSGEVNTSRPAAYMISYNVSDRAGNSAKKVSRFVTVLRTVDMTPPVITLKGGDSLTLVEDEKYIEAGFTAMDEVDGDLTARVEQGGMVNTARPGTYTLKYFVADRADNRTIIERKITVTPRGDAAAGEALAMKKCASCHNITSTKKKFGPGLKGVYGRKAGSMDDFNYSSWLGAGKWSWDKENLKIWLGENTKEAVKKVSGNPDARTKMNFRGLSGDDLDNIIAFLKRNR from the coding sequence GTGATCGGACTATCTTTTACACTCGCAATTACTTTCATGATGCTGGCAGCGCCTGCGAGCGTTGCTGCCGCAAAACCTGACTCGACACCGCCGGTAATCAAGCTGATCGGTGCCGATTCGGTCACGATCCAGGTTGGGGAGAGTTACAGGGATGCCGGAGCCAAAGCCAGCGATGATGTCGATGGCGACATCTCGGCCAGCATCCGCTCTGTCAGCACGCTCGACACCTCCAAACCAGGCACCTATGCCGTGGCCTACAATGTGAACGATGCGGCCGGTAACGCGGCAGCTTCCGTATTCAGGTTTGTGAAGGTGGTTGAGGCCGCTGCTGAACCCGCTGCCGAACCTGCAGTGAAAGCTGCTCCGGAACCTGTTGCTCCAGCAGCCACTGCCGTTACAGCGCCGGCAGTTGAGACTGTCATTGAGGACACCGCTGAGCCTGCCACCGAACCGGCGGTTGAGACTGTAGTTGAAGAGGTCGCCGAACCCGCTCCCGAAACCAAGCCGGCGCCCGCTGCCAAAGCCGACACCAGACCTCCGGTGATCAAGCTTAGGGGCGAGGCTTCCATCTCCATCAATGAGGGGGAGGAGTTTATCGATCCGGGAGCCACAGCGTGGGATATGGTGGATGGTAACCTTACCAGTCGTATTCGCGTAAGCGGCGAGGTCAACACATCACGCCCAGCTGCCTATATGATCAGCTACAACGTCAGCGACAGGGCCGGTAACAGCGCCAAAAAGGTTTCGCGCTTTGTCACGGTCCTTCGCACCGTCGATATGACTCCGCCGGTCATCACCCTTAAAGGCGGTGATTCACTCACTCTGGTTGAAGATGAGAAGTATATCGAAGCCGGCTTTACGGCAATGGACGAAGTTGATGGCGACCTCACTGCCAGGGTTGAACAGGGCGGCATGGTCAACACAGCTCGGCCCGGTACCTACACCCTGAAATATTTTGTCGCCGACAGGGCCGATAACCGGACAATTATCGAGAGAAAGATAACAGTGACACCTCGCGGCGATGCGGCTGCAGGCGAAGCTCTGGCCATGAAGAAGTGCGCCAGTTGCCATAATATCACTTCGACCAAAAAGAAATTCGGACCCGGCCTGAAAGGCGTCTATGGCCGCAAGGCCGGCAGCATGGATGATTTCAACTACAGCAGTTGGTTAGGGGCCGGAAAATGGAGCTGGGATAAGGAGAACCTGAAGATCTGGCTTGGCGAGAATACAAAAGAGGCCGTCAAGAAGGTTTCAGGCAATCCGGATGCCCGCACCAAGATGAATTTCAGAGGCCTTTCCGGTGATGATCTGGATAACATCATCGCCTTCCTTAAAAGAAACCGGTGA
- a CDS encoding phosphatidylserine decarboxylase has translation MSQGFEIQVFNRYRNAMEIEKVYGDGMVKFAYGNPIGRLLGPVIASKLLSQIYGKSQDSLSSAGKVAPFIKAFNIRIDQFEKGSFADKPIEASYRSFNEFFIRAFREGERAFTPNDHEMGAFAEARYFGHAAMHDELTVPVKGAMLRAVDLIGDHALAEDFIGGPLMIARLCPVDYHRYHYPDDGKTLKAFSVPGDLHSVNPLALRYRHDIFIKNERRVAILETEHFGKLAYIEVGATCVGKIVQSFDESKAFKKGDEKGYFLFGGSTVVLCGEKGRWVPSDDILTNTKAGVETYIQLGDVVAETY, from the coding sequence ATGAGCCAGGGTTTTGAGATTCAGGTATTCAACCGTTACCGGAACGCGATGGAGATCGAGAAGGTCTATGGCGACGGCATGGTGAAGTTCGCCTACGGCAATCCGATCGGGCGGCTGCTCGGCCCCGTTATTGCCAGTAAACTGCTCAGCCAGATATACGGCAAGTCCCAGGATAGCCTGAGCTCGGCCGGGAAGGTTGCCCCCTTTATCAAGGCCTTCAACATCCGGATCGATCAATTCGAGAAGGGATCGTTCGCCGACAAGCCGATCGAGGCATCCTACCGGTCATTCAATGAGTTCTTTATCCGGGCGTTCAGGGAGGGAGAGAGAGCCTTTACCCCCAATGATCACGAAATGGGTGCATTTGCCGAAGCGCGCTACTTCGGCCATGCGGCCATGCACGATGAACTCACGGTCCCGGTGAAGGGAGCGATGCTGCGCGCGGTTGACCTGATCGGTGATCATGCACTGGCCGAAGACTTTATCGGCGGCCCGCTGATGATCGCACGGCTCTGCCCGGTCGATTATCACCGCTACCACTATCCCGATGATGGCAAAACTCTGAAAGCATTCTCCGTTCCCGGCGATCTGCATTCGGTCAATCCGCTGGCGCTGAGATACAGGCATGATATCTTCATCAAGAATGAACGCCGGGTCGCAATCCTTGAGACCGAACATTTCGGCAAGCTCGCCTACATCGAGGTGGGGGCCACCTGTGTGGGAAAAATCGTGCAATCCTTTGATGAATCGAAAGCGTTCAAGAAGGGTGATGAAAAAGGCTACTTCCTCTTCGGCGGCAGCACCGTGGTGCTATGCGGAGAGAAGGGACGGTGGGTGCCTTCCGATGATATCCTGACCAATACCAAGGCAGGTGTAGAGACCTATATCCAGCTTGGCGATGTCGTTGCAGAGACCTACTGA
- a CDS encoding cyclic nucleotide-binding domain-containing protein, giving the protein MIEMTGAIPLFDDIDGSQIRAIAARMKTAHLAEKQPLFSEGEESDFMCFIVSGTVDVYKRAQTGNLIAVSSLSRGRSIGEMALMDSYPRSATVIARTPCTLLMITRENFDKILADHPRAGIAFMKALSQGLSLQLRRTSGQLADAYESSGSGAILPDPKEMTALSVANKTTKLIDHIINRKPTDWTPLIRRFI; this is encoded by the coding sequence ATGATTGAGATGACAGGGGCCATTCCTCTTTTTGATGACATCGATGGCTCGCAGATCAGAGCCATTGCTGCACGCATGAAAACCGCGCACCTGGCTGAGAAGCAGCCTCTGTTTAGCGAGGGCGAAGAGAGCGATTTCATGTGCTTTATTGTGTCCGGAACAGTCGACGTCTACAAACGCGCGCAAACCGGAAACCTGATCGCTGTCTCATCGCTTTCCCGCGGCCGCAGCATTGGCGAAATGGCACTGATGGATAGCTATCCGCGCTCTGCCACTGTGATTGCCCGTACCCCGTGTACCTTGCTGATGATCACGCGTGAAAACTTCGATAAGATTTTAGCGGACCATCCACGTGCCGGGATCGCCTTCATGAAGGCGCTTTCCCAGGGGCTTAGTCTGCAGCTGCGCAGGACATCGGGGCAGCTTGCCGATGCGTACGAATCCTCGGGCTCAGGCGCGATCCTTCCTGATCCGAAGGAGATGACAGCATTGAGTGTCGCAAACAAAACCACGAAACTCATCGATCACATCATCAACAGAAAACCGACCGACTGGACACCGCTGATCAGGCGCTTTATCTGA
- a CDS encoding thioredoxin family protein — translation MNRMLKALCLLVLLLPAPLLYGQEGSPPIDRSAAGKADVVLYFFWSDACPHCLEAKPVVEKLAASHPWLALQSMNLRGNPAHQQRYQQMAAPFGEKKGAVPAFFFCGEMVVGFDREATTGTYLRDKLSACHSALAAGRAPEQQQMATTATDIELEGMSLPVITLMLAGLDAFNPCAFFVLLLLLSLLVHARNQRLMLLIGTVFVFFSGLIYFLFMAAWLNIFLLFGQMRWITLTAGLIAIAMALFNIKDYLFAGAGPSLSISDAAKPALFERMRRLIQARSLAATLLGTIVLAIAANSYELLCTSGLPLIYTRTLTLAELPTSTYYLYLVAYNVIYVLPLLLIVLLFVRTMGSRKLQPREGRLLKLLSGLMMLGLGLLLTLAPEYLSRVSVAIGTILTAVAITLLAAVAERRRKNNAA, via the coding sequence ATGAACAGAATGCTCAAGGCACTATGCCTGCTTGTGCTGCTGCTGCCAGCGCCGCTGCTTTATGGCCAGGAGGGATCCCCCCCGATTGATCGCAGTGCTGCCGGAAAAGCTGATGTGGTGCTCTACTTCTTCTGGTCCGACGCATGCCCCCACTGCCTCGAGGCCAAGCCTGTCGTCGAGAAGCTGGCAGCAAGCCATCCATGGCTTGCGCTGCAGTCGATGAACCTGCGCGGCAACCCTGCACATCAGCAACGCTACCAGCAGATGGCCGCCCCCTTCGGCGAGAAAAAAGGTGCCGTACCTGCCTTCTTCTTCTGTGGCGAGATGGTTGTCGGCTTCGACAGGGAGGCGACGACCGGCACCTACCTGCGCGATAAACTGAGCGCCTGCCACAGCGCGCTTGCGGCGGGCAGAGCCCCCGAGCAGCAGCAGATGGCGACGACGGCCACCGACATTGAGCTGGAAGGGATGTCGCTGCCGGTTATCACCCTGATGCTGGCCGGACTGGATGCCTTCAACCCCTGCGCCTTCTTTGTGTTGCTGTTGCTGCTGAGCCTGCTGGTGCATGCACGCAATCAGCGCCTGATGCTGCTGATCGGCACGGTATTCGTATTCTTCTCCGGCCTGATCTATTTCCTCTTCATGGCCGCATGGCTCAATATCTTCCTGCTCTTCGGGCAGATGCGCTGGATCACGCTCACCGCCGGCCTGATCGCCATCGCCATGGCCCTCTTCAATATCAAGGATTACCTGTTTGCCGGAGCCGGCCCTTCGCTCTCGATCTCAGATGCGGCCAAGCCGGCGCTGTTTGAGCGCATGCGCAGGCTGATACAGGCAAGGAGCCTTGCAGCAACGCTGCTGGGCACCATCGTGCTGGCCATCGCGGCCAACAGCTACGAGCTGCTCTGCACCTCCGGCCTGCCGCTCATCTACACCCGCACGCTGACGCTGGCAGAACTGCCGACAAGCACATACTACCTCTATCTGGTGGCCTATAATGTTATCTACGTCCTGCCGCTGCTGCTCATCGTGCTGCTGTTCGTGCGCACGATGGGGAGCCGCAAACTGCAGCCCAGGGAGGGGCGTCTGCTCAAGCTGCTCTCCGGCCTGATGATGCTGGGGCTGGGACTGCTGCTGACGCTGGCACCGGAATATCTGAGCCGGGTCTCCGTTGCGATCGGCACCATCCTCACCGCCGTTGCCATTACCCTGCTGGCGGCAGTGGCCGAAAGGCGGAGAAAGAACAACGCTGCATAG